One Lachancea thermotolerans CBS 6340 chromosome F complete sequence DNA window includes the following coding sequences:
- a CDS encoding KLTH0F18502p (conserved hypothetical protein) yields MNSKIFAAIFVPVVIVSLLITAVCCLRSWLGFSESYRLDVPLYQQHDGPDLEEYSHCVSQLRISDDVKKEVEILFQEKPKTLNLNEFCEVFPTTQYASFRKNVSDEEESCVICQEQFNELNNIRVLGCSHIFHSHCIDRWICRNSACCPLCKRSYSLPVGSCHVIAYIEKRLGPRYNLDSSITRKESAWLDVYPDLQEFADKKLIRYSSKAWSAALIFCLATKSKLRGIIIIREGHRRYDLMMSVEELQMEILRNELRMPSHEQRHR; encoded by the coding sequence ATGAATAGCAAGATTTTTGCTGCAATATTTGTACCAGTCGTAATCGTTTCGCTGTTAATCACAGCCGTGTGTTGTCTCAGGTCCTGGCTGGGGTTTTCTGAGAGCTACCGACTTGATGTTCCATTATATCAGCAGCATGACGGTCCTGACCTTGAAGAATATTCCCATTGTGTATCTCAGCTAAGGATTTCCGATGACGTGAAGAAAGAAGTCGAAATCTTATTCCaggaaaaaccaaagacTTTAAACCTGAATGAATTCTGTGAGGTTTTCCCGACCACGCAGTATGCGAGTTTCCGAAAAAACGtttctgatgaagaagagtcgTGCGTTATTTGCCAGGAACAATTTAACGAGCTCAATAACATTAGAGTGCTGGGGTGCTCGCACATATTTCACTCGCACTGCATTGATCGCTGGATATGTAGAAATTCTGCGTGTTGTCCTCTTTGTAAGCGCTCATACTCGTTACCAGTCGGTTCTTGTCATGTGATTGCGTACATTGAGAAGAGATTAGGCCCAAGGTATAACTTGGACAGCTCGATTACAAGGAAAGAAAGTGCATGGCTTGATGTTTATccagatcttcaagaatttgCAGATAAAAAACTAATCCGCTATAGTTCCAAGGCCTGGAGTGCAGCCTTAATATTTTGTCTTGCgacaaagtcaaaattGCGAGGCATCATTATTATCCGGGAAGGGCATCGGAGATATGATCTCATGATGTCCGTAGAAGAATTACAAATGGAAATATTGAGGAATGAACTGCGCATGCCAAGTCATGAGCAGCGGCACCGGTAG